AGATATTACAGTATGGCACAtgctcaccttggtccttcagcTAACAAAACTGACAACTACATCTCAGTGGTTTTTCTTATCTCTGTGTCACTGTTCAAATTTTGCTTACCACTTCCGTCCCAATGTTGAAGAAGGACTTGTCACCTTCTTTACAGTGTTTGCTGAGAATGATGACTTTACCAGTAGGGGAAAAACCATCTTTACATTTATCACCAGGAATCTTTCTAAATCTGCAATACAGAATCACAACTAGGTCAGATATTACAGACCTACAAAATCAATAATACAGGTTAGAGATTTATAACTAGGtcagataatatatacatttctataatttaaCAGACCAACACAATCATTATGATAAGTTACAGAATCACAACTAGGTCAGATAATATATTAGATCATACATTTCTATTATTCAACAAACCTACACAATCATTATGATAAGTTATAGAATCCTAACTAGGTCATATAATACCTGAACAGACCTACACAATCAATATTGTTAAGTCAGTTCTAagtaacaaaacaatataacaagaaacaacatttttgtttagCATTAGAGCAGGAAGCATTCATGCATTTCCATCATGAGTAAGCTTATAAAATTACCAGGATTACTGTCAAAGATTACTGAAACAATAATATCACTATTTAACACAAGTTTGGTGTCATATAACAGATCAAATTGTTGACAATGATTAGTGAAAAGATTCTTTCTCTGAGCAAAAATGTAATATCATTATGTACTTGAATTGGCTGAGGCTGTGCCTCTGGCAGTAAAACTCACCCCTCTGTAATAACCTCCTCCTCCCTGCCCTGCATACATACATCCAAGACAACCATGGACTTGTTACGGAGACAATTAAGTCCACCCACTGGTCTAAAATAACCATAGTCACTGTAACACAAATAATAGGTAAAACCAGTATCAGTCAATACTGTTAGCTAGCCATACCCAGTACAATGTGGTTACTGTATCAGTCAATACTGCTAGCTAGCCATACCCAGTACAATGTGGTTATTATATCAGTCAATACTGTTAGCTAGCCATACCCAGTACAATGTGGTTACAATATCAGTCAATACTGCTAGCTAGCCATCCCCAGTACAATGTGGTTACTATATCGGTCAATACTGTTAGCTAGCCATACCCAGTACAATGTGGTTACAATATCAGTCAATACAGCTAGCTAGCCATACCCAGTACAATGTGGTTACTGTATCAGTCAATACTGCTAGCTAGTCATACCCAGTACAATGTGGTTACTGTATCAGTCAACACTGCTAGCTAGCCATACCCAGTACAATGTGGTGACTGTATCGGTCAATACTGTTAGCTAGCCATACCCAGTACAATGTGGTTACTGTATCGGTCAATACTGCTAGCTAGCCATACCAAGTACAATGTGGTTACTGTATCAGTCCATACTGCTAGCTAGCCATACCCAGTACAATGTGGTTACTGTATCAGTCAATACTGCTAGCTAGTCATACCCAGTACAATGTGGTTACTGTATCGGTCAACACTGTTAGCTAGTCATACCCAGTACAATGTGGTTACTGTATCAGTCAATACTGCTAGCTAGCCATACCCAGTACAATGTGGTTACTGTATCAGTCAACACTGCTAGCTAGCCATACCCAGTACAATGTGGTTACTGTAGCGGTCAATACTGTTAGCTAGCCATACCCAGTACAATGTGGTTACTATATCAGTCAATACTGTTAGCTAGCCATACCCAGTACAATGTGGTTACAATATCAGTCAATACTGCTAGCTAGCCATCCCCAGTACAATGTGGTTACTATATCGGTCAATACTGTTAGCTAGCCATACCCAGTACAATGTGGTTACAATATCAGTCAATACAGCTAGCTAGCCATACCCAGTACAATGTGGTTACTGTATCAGTCAATACTGCTAGCTAGTCATACCCAGTACAATGTGGTTACTGTATCAGTCAACACTGCTAGCTAGCCATACCCAGTACAATGTGGTGACTGTATCGGTCAATACTGTTAGCTAGTCATACCCAGTACAATGTGGTTACTGTATCGGTCAACACTGTTAGCTAGTCATACCCAGTACAATGTGGTTACTGTATCAGTCAACACTGCTAGCTAGCCATACCCAGTACAATGTGGTTACTGTAGCGGTCAATACTGTTAGCTAGCCATACCCAGTACAATGTGGTTACTATATCAGTCCATACTGCTAGCTAGCCATACCCAGTACAATGTGGTGACTGTATCAGTCCATACTGCTAGCTAGCCATACCCAGTACAATGTGGTTACTGTATCGGTCAATACTGCTAGCTAGCCATACCCAGTACAATGTGGTTACTGTATCAGTCAATACTGTTAGCTAGCCATACCCAGTACAATGTGGTTACTATATCAGTCCATACTGCTAGCTAGCCATACCCAGTACAATGTGGTGACTGTATCAGTCCATACTGCTAGCTAGCCATACCCAGTACAATGTGGTTACTGTATCGGTCAATACTGCTAGCTAGCCATACCCAGTACAATGTGGTTACTGTATCAGTCAATACAGCTAGCTAGCCATACCCAGTACAATGTGGTTACTGTATCAGTCCATACTGCTAGCTAGCCATACCCAGTACAATGTGGTTACTGTATCAGTCAATACAGCTAGCTAGCCATACCCAGTACAATGTGGTTACTGTATCGGTCAATACAGCTAGCTAGCCATACCCAGTACATACCCAGTACAATGTGGTTACTGTATCAGTCAATACTGCTAGCTAGCCATACCCAGTACAATGTGGTTACTGTATCAGTCAATACAGCTAGCTAGCCATACCCAGTATAATGTGGTTACTGTATCAGCCCATACTGCTAGCTAGCCATACCCAGTACAATGTGGTTACAGTATCAGTCCATACTGCTAGCTAGCCATACCCAGTACAATGTGGTTACTGTATCAGTCCATACTGCTAGCTAGCCATACCCAGTACATACCCAGTACAATGTGGTTACTATATAAGTCAATACTACTAGCTAGCCATACCCAGAACAATGTGGTTACTGTATCAGTCCATACTGCTAGCTAGCCATACCCAGTACAATGTGGTTACTGTATCAGTCAATACTGCTAGCTAGCCATACCCAGTACAATGTGGTTACTGTATCAGTCCATACTACTAGCTAGCCATACCCAGTACAATGTGGTTACTGTATCAGTCAATACTGCTAGCTAGCCATACCCAGTACAATGTGGTTACTATATCAGTCAATACTACCAGCTAGCCATACCCAGTACATACCCAGTACAATGTGGTGACTGTATCAGTCCATACTGCTAGCTAGCCATACCCAGTACAATGTGGTTACTATATCAGTCAATACTGTTAGCTAGCCATACCCAGTACAATGTGGTTACTATATCAGTCAATACTGTTAGCTAGCCATACCCAGTACAATGTGGTTACTATATCGGTCAATACTGTTAGCTAGCCATACCCAGTACAATGTGGTTACTGTATCAGTCAATACTGCTAGCTAGCCATACCCAGTACATACCCAGTACAATGTGGTTACTGTATCAGTCAATACTGCTAGCTAGCCATACCCAGTACAATGTGGTTACTGTATCAGTCAATACTGCTAGCTAGCCATACCCAGTACAATGTGGTTACTGTATCAGTCAACACTGCTAGCTAGCCATACCCAGTACAATGTGGTTACTGTAGCGGTCAATACTACTAGCTAGCCATACCCAGTACAATGTGGTTACTGTATCGGTCAATACTGCTAGCTAGCCATACCCAGTACAATGTGGTTACTGTATCAGTCAATACTGCTAGCTAGCCATACCCAGTACATACCCAGTACAATGTGGTTACTGTATCAGTCAATACTGCTAGCTAGCCATACCCAGTACATACCCAGTACAATGTGGTTACTGTATCGGTCAATACTACTAGCTAGCCATACCCAGTACAATGTGGTTACTGTATCGGTCAATACTACTAGCTAGCCATACCCAGTACAATGTGGTGACTGTATCAGTCAATACTGCTAGCTAGCCATACCCAGTACAATGTGGTTACTGTAGCGGTCAATACTGCTAGCTAGCCATACCCAGTACATACCCAGTACAATGTGGTTACTGTATCAGTCAATACTACTAGCTAGCCATACCCAGTACAATGTGGTGACTGTATCAGTCAATACTGCTAGCTAGCCATACCCAGTACATACCCAGTACAATGTGGTTACTATATAAGTCAATACTACTAGCTAGCCATACCCAGTACAATGTGGTTACTGTATCAGTCCAAACTGCTAGCTAGCCATACCCAGTACAATGTGGTTACTGTATCGGTCAATACTACTAGCTAGCCATACCCAGTACAATGTGGTTACTGTATCAGTCAACACTGCTAGCTAGTCATACCCAGTACAATGTGGTTACTGTATCAGTCAATACTGCTAGCTAGCCATACCCAGTACAATGTGGTTACTATATAAGTCAATACTACTAGCTAGCCATACCcagtacaatgtagttactgTACCAGTCCATACTGCTAGCTAGCCATACCCAGTACAATGTGGTTACTGTATCAGTCAATACTGCTAGCTAGCCATACCCAGTACATACCCAGTACAATGTGGTTACTGTATCAGTCAATACTGCTAGCTAGCCATACCCAGTACATACCCAGTACAATGTGGTTACTATATAAGTCAATACTACTAGCTAGCCATACCCAGTACAATGTGGTTACTATATAAGTCAATACAGCTAGCTAGCCATACCCAGTACAATGTGGTTACTGTATCAGTCAACACTGCTAGCTAGCCATTCCCAGTACAATGTGGTTACTGTATCAGTCAATACAGCTAGCTAGCCATACCCAGTACAATTTGGTTACTGTATCAGTCCATACAGCTAGCTAGCCATACCTAGTACAATGTGGTTTCTGTATCAGTCCATACTGCTAGCTAGCCATACCCAGTACAATGTGGTTACTGTATCAGTCAACACTGCTAGCTAGCCATACCCAGTACAATGTGGTTACTGTATCGGTCAACACTGCTAGCTAGCCATACCCAGTACAATGTGGTTACTATATCAGTCAATACAGCTAGCTAGCCATACCCAGTACAATGTGGTTACTGTATCAGTCAATACTGCTAGCTAGCCATACCCAGTACAGTGTGGTTACTGTATCAGTCAATACTACTAGCTAGCCATACCCAGTACAATGTGGTTACTGTATCAGTCAATACTGCTAGCTAGCCATACCCAGTACAATGTGGTTACTGTAGCGGTCAATACTGCTAGCTAGCCATACCCAGAACAATGTGGTGACTGTATCAGTCAATACTGCTAGCTAGCCATACCCAGTACAATGTGGTTACTGTATCAGTCAATACAGCTAGCTAGCCATACCAAGTACAATGTGGTTACTGTATCAGTCAATACTACTAGCTAGCCATACCCAGTACAATGTGGTTCATATATTCAGTAATTAATGTCTTCATCGAATTCAATGATAAATAGCATAAGCTCTTTATTCCTTTTACTGAGGGGGtgatttttttagttttttttttaactcaagCTTTTGATACATCGATGTAGTTTCAAGTTAAGCCAAAATACCATTCATAATCTTCCCTGGAACAGGTACAAGGTTGTATATCTCTTTCTACTTTGTAATCATAGCCATTGTGACACCTGAAACAGCAAAAGAAAATTAGATTTCATAGAAATCCTTATAATTATCTACTGACatattgatgatgaaaatgaaattcagGCAATAGAAATTAAcacaattattatcattattatagcACAAGAAGACTTATGAATCTGTATCTTGTCAATGTGAATCTGTCACCAAGTTCTTACCAAGAATCCTGTTTTAATCTCTGGAATTTCTCTTTCTCTCCCAGTAAACAACCCTTCATTGAATCACTTTCATATTTCCGTAAAGTTTCATGTGCGAGCCATTCTTCATAATCATTAGAAGTACCTATGCAAAAATATGGATAACTAATAGACATAgttttttatgaaaacattctacatttttttttacagagcTTATAATTCTTTTCCGTcttaaaaaatgataataaatgtaCATCAGGCTAAAAAACTAAAACCATAGTTAACCAAATGTTTTCTTCAGAATTAATTGTCAGTTAACTCGCCATAGCCATCCTACCAGAGATATCAATAAGAGTTCttgaattattttcatatttgagttttcattatatattttttcatattttgaacattttgtaAACTTACATTGCTGTTTGATGACAGCTTGGAAGTCAAACACAAAGGTGGTCCACTTCCTAGTTGTTGGGTGATAGCCCCAGACCGATACAGTCATCGAGGTAGAGCCTGGCTCAGTCAGCAGACCAGTAAACTTAATGGCCTCTGTTTCATTTTTGATGAAAGTGTAGGAGTGCCAGCACCGTCCCTCGTCTGTGGAGAACTTGATGACCGTAGGTCTGTCTGTGTCAGAGGGGACAGCCACCAGCAGGCTGCCACTGTCTGCGATGTGGTAGTGGTGGGGGCCACTCAGGGCCTGAAACAGGTCACTCAATGTCAAATATAACTCAATCAAGGTCAAACATAGTATGATTAGGACAATACAGAAACTAAACACTATCAAAGAAATGGCATAAATGAAGATTTTGTTTCATGTTGAAggaaaaaaatttgttttctcAGGAACAAAACCTTCCAGTTGAAAGAGAAAATCTTCATTATTTCAAAGTTGATTCCTAATAGCATCAAAGTCATTTAAGTTGACGAGAGTTACCTTAGACCATTTGTATCCACCATCTCGGGTGACATAGACATCTGGGTTTGTTGTCTGAAGGGCGTCAGCCACGTGTCCTACAATAGGTAATAGGATTATTTAGTTCTCTTGGTGTTTCACCAGAAACCATTACACTATCAATGGAAAAACTCATTCCCCAGATCACTCCAATATCTAAGTCTTTCTGAATGGCGTTATTGACAACATCTTAACAATATCAATCTGGACTAGGAGGTTCACTAACTagcttaaatatatattatgttttcaCTGCATCTTTAATTGAAAATCTAGGATATTCACAGCACTGCTCATACTTACCGTGCACCAAGGCCACACCTACAGCACTAGAAACACTGACTGGAGACTGGGCCAGGATACCTCGAGTTATGCTGTACGTGCCATGGATCTGCAGGTTACAAGCCTGGTACAAAAATATAAAGTCAGAGAATGGAAATCAAAATGGTAACATTTAAATTAAGGTCATTTGATGATGTGGCATAATGTTACTTCTTCAATCACAAACTAAGATTTAACTGAAGTCATATAACTTTTACCTGCAGAATTAATGATATTTATCATCACACTGAATCTActaatatcatatcaaaatcCAGAGCTGTGTCCTGGAATGTTAACTAGGCTGAAGTAGGCCCAAAACATCTCTATCAGTCAAAATGTTTTTACAGCTTGATATGGGTATTGTACCCAAGGCCCTGGGTTAAAGTCTTTTGTTTTAAGTGGACAAAATATAGAAAGATTGAAGAACTTCAACACTGAAAATCATCAATGCCAAGGCTATACCTTATTTTCATCTTTACAATCAGCGCCCTGAGGCCGTGGGATGGGCTGCCAGCTTCCCCCCTGGTTATATGTGATCATGGAGTGAATGCTGTCATCCCCACTCATCTGACTGGCAAAATAGACCCCCCGCATCGAGTCCATCCTATAGAAGTCTGTGGTGTCTCCATAGTTTGGGTAGAGGTGTTTCTCTAGTGATCGTGAGTAGATCACACCCTTCCCTCCTGACGTGTAAAGGGTACCATGACCAGTGTCTGTAACATTCATCAAACCATtttgattgttatatataattgtcatcaCTACAATCAATTGCCAAAGTGGAACTCTTAAactttgtattttatatcatgtatatatatataattatatatcaggTTTTGTATGACATGTTGTTGCAGAGCATTACTAACAGTATTCGATCTTTGACTAAACACAGCAGTACATCGGGTAGTGTATTACAAGTTGTTGCCGAGTGGTACTCTATATTCTGTCTACAAACCTCCTGGATCATCCACATGCATGAAGACCAAATCTTCCTCCATGTCCATGACTGAATAAAACTGAAATCAGATAACATGGTGGTAAGTTTAATCCATCAATTCACATAACAAACATGGTGGTAAGTCTAATCTGTCAATTTACATAACAAACATGGTGGTAAGTCTAATCTGTCAATTCACATAACAATCATGGCGGTAAGTCAAATCCATCAATTCACATAACAAACATGGTGGTAAGTCTAATCCATCAATCCACATAACAATCATGGCGGTAAGTCAAATCCATTAATCAACATAACAAACATGGTGATAAGTCTAATCCTTCAATTCATGTAACAAACATGGTGGTAAGTCTAATCTGTCAATTCACGTAACAAACATGGTGGTAAGTCTAATCCATCAATTCACATAACAAACATGGTGATAAGTCTAATCTATTAATCCACATAACAAACATGGTGGTAAGTCTAATCCATCAATCCACATAACAAACATGGTGGTAAGTCTAATCTATTAATCCACATAACAAACATGGTGGTAAGTCTAATCTATTAATCCACATAAACATGGTGGTAAGTCTAATCTATTAATCCACATAACAAACATGGTGATAAGTCTAATCTATTAATCCACATAACAAACATGGTGGTAAGTCTAATCTATCAATTCACATAACAAACATGGTGGTAAGTCTCATCCATCAATTCACATAACAAACACGGTGGTAAGTCTAATCTATTAATCCACATAACAAACATGGTGGTAAGTCTAATCTATTAATCCACATAACAAACATGGTGGTAAGTCTAATCTATTAATCCACATAACAAACATGGTGGTAAGTCTAATCTATTAATCCACACCAATAGAGAATGTTCATACAGCATTtaaactatatattatacactgtaatacatacacaactgAACCAGTCATGATATTCACAGACCagtattgttttacaataaCACTCAATATGATTTGGTGATCAACAGTTTTGACTACTACCGATAAAACTTCAGCATTAAAGCTGAGTAACCTACCATATCAGAGTCAAGTGTGGGAAGCTGTGCCTCAAACCAAGTCTTGCCTCCATCAGGGGAAACCTTCATTATACGTGCATTAGACTACAATAGAATGATAGCACAGTCAGTGGGAGACAAGTGTTGACAGCTGTTAGGACAATACAACTACACATTCTAAAACCACAAATATATCTTCTGTCTAATATCAACACTTAATATTAATAAGATGATCTTTTATATgctgttaaaaaaataatcaaaattaataatatccataaacattaaaattatcCCGGTCAAAAAGAATGTGGAAATTTCGACACTGACATGGCAGGATTAAGATGGCAAGAAAATCCAACTTTGAGACGAATGTATAACTTCTTTtcacatatttttattttcagacaTTCCAATAAATagacaacatacatgtatactatcaattcaaaaaattaaagtatttcaatatctttttttttcaagttcaCTGTGGTATGCAGCATTCacactatacagtacatatgAGGATACACACATTAATACAATTCCTGATACTTTActgtttcaaaattataaagTTAAAAGTTACCCGGTATAGATCTGATCCTATTAACACTCATATCCACAAAAAGAGTCCCATTACCCTCAACAACACAAGTTTATAAGCTCCCAACAAGTCTAAATATAAAGTAGAATAGGGAATATTAAGATACTAGAACCCTTGGGGAATGAGGTAAGCAGCACAACAGATCCATAGTAGGACATTCTGATACTGCATTTTACTTTGGATCAAAGACAACATATCTGATAGTGTCTTGAAAAAGACAAAGATTTCTACTAATATGTATAGCATGATCAGAGGTAATCCTCAAAACCTTGTCCTAATAGGTTAGGAATAACCACCACTTTCTACTCCAAATACCAAAATAGGCGAGGAACAACCACCATTTACTCAACTGATTCAAACCTTTGCTGTATATAGGGCTAGTCTATGATGAAGTGTCGGGGATAGGGTGGAGTTTGTATGTAGGGCTAGTCTATGATGAAGTGTTGGGGATAGGGTGGAGTTTGTATGTAGGGCTAGTCTATGATGGAGTGTTGGGGATAGGGTGGAGTTTGTATGTAGGGCTAGTCTATGATGA
Above is a window of Pecten maximus chromosome 7, xPecMax1.1, whole genome shotgun sequence DNA encoding:
- the LOC117331428 gene encoding sortilin-like isoform X2; this translates as MANRMSTVCCHFVIMYLLVVEGTVNVHKFEMSDEMNPEDSLSRFRRSSDRHRRSIDAKCTDQENNFLQDIVSQKVQLEEKRVFDTDSSTSMALAWAGEKGGLMVVTSHVSSNGLTDSSHVYKSTDYGKTFKKVDNLDSAKVRKHNGLQRNPHNPNKLYLVGENSSKSSTLYITEDAGLTFQTVTLPFLLSNEITFHSQKQYEDYLIVKEVIYGTNNLYISTDNGKTWTKVADYVESFKWGSYSSEPGETIYASVDPKKTHPFFAAFYQVIYELRKSTDAGKTWKPIMSNVVSFGHQGKFLYASVLQHVGQSNARIMKVSPDGGKTWFEAQLPTLDSDMFYSVMDMEEDLVFMHVDDPGDTGHGTLYTSGGKGVIYSRSLEKHLYPNYGDTTDFYRMDSMRGVYFASQMSGDDSIHSMITYNQGGSWQPIPRPQGADCKDENKACNLQIHGTYSITRGILAQSPVSVSSAVGVALVHGHVADALQTTNPDVYVTRDGGYKWSKALSGPHHYHIADSGSLLVAVPSDTDRPTVIKFSTDEGRCWHSYTFIKNETEAIKFTGLLTEPGSTSMTVSVWGYHPTTRKWTTFVFDFQAVIKQQCTSNDYEEWLAHETLRKYESDSMKGCLLGEKEKFQRLKQDSWCHNGYDYKVERDIQPCTCSREDYECDYGYFRPVGGLNCLRNKSMVVLDVCMQGREEEVITEGFRKIPGDKCKDGFSPTGKVIILSKHCKEGDKSFFNIGTEVKKAGTNGTVVAAIVLVVILIVVLMSLYFGYKLWIIRKHRVVYRYSLLNQSDAGDYDNEFENALSPKSVVYQDSSDDEELNSPAVKKDATNKKLHNGFSNSKAGNGHVFQSYHDDSDVDMIN